One window from the genome of Vicugna pacos chromosome 21, VicPac4, whole genome shotgun sequence encodes:
- the KCNJ9 gene encoding G protein-activated inward rectifier potassium channel 3 isoform X3 yields MPHLGLLGESPSRPRAAAARAVTSPAAAAMAQENAAFSPGPEEPPRRRGRQRYVEKDGRCNVQQGNVRETYRYLTDLFTTLVDLQWRLSLLFFVLAYALTWLFFGAIWWLIAYGRGDLEHLEDTAWTPCVNNLNGFVAAFLFSIETETTIGYGHRVITDQCPEGIVLLLLQAILGSMVNAFMVGCMFVKISQPNKRAATLVFSSHAVVSLRDGRLCLMFRVGDLRSSHIVEASIRAKLIRSRQTLEGEFIPLHQTDLSVGFDTGDDRLFLVSPLVISHEIDAASPFWEASRRALERDDFEIVVILEGMVEATGMTCQARSSYLVDEVLWGHRFTSVLTLEDGFYEVDYASFHQTFEVPTPSCSARELAEAAARLDAHLYWSIPSRLDEKVTGSPGSPAVKDEAPEPWRWLFSKEQVLGYGMESDFGLTWWNGSSLRRKEWAVGIYTRSHGSEPTASEPDERS; encoded by the exons CCCCTCCaggccccgcgccgccgccgcccgggccgtGAcctcgcccgccgccgccgccatggCGCAGGAGAACGCCGCCTTCTCGCCGGGGCCGGAGGAGCCGCCGCGGCGCCGCGGCCGCCAGCGCTACGTGGAGAAGGACGGCCGCTGCAACGTGCAGCAGGGCAACGTGCGCGAGACGTACCGCTACCTGACCGACCTCTTCACCACGCTGGTGGACCTGCAGTGGCGCCTGAGCCTGCTCTTCTTCGTGCTGGCCTACGCGCTCACCTGGCTCTTCTTCGGCGCCATCTGGTGGCTGATCGCCTACGGCCGCGGCGACCTGGAGCACCTGGAGGACACGGCGTGGACGCCGTGCGTCAACAACCTCAACGGCTTCGTGGCCGCCTTCCTCTTCTCCATCGAGACGGAGACCACCATCGGCTACGGGCACCGCGTCATCACCGACCAGTGCCCCGAGGGCatcgtgctgctgctgctgcaggccATCCTGGGCTCCATGGTGAACGCCTTCATGGTGGGCTGCATGTTCGTCAAGATCTCGCAGCCCAACAAGCGCGCCGCCACGCTCGTCTTCTCCTCACACGCCGTGGTCTCCCTGCGCGACGGACGCCTCTGCCTCATGTTCCGCGTGGGCGACCTGCGCTCGTCGCACATCGTCGAGGCCTCCATCCGCGCCAAGCTCATCCGCTCGCGCCAGACGCTCGAGGGCGAGTTCATCCCGCTGCACCAGACCGACCTCAGCGTGGGCTTCGACACGGGCGACGACCGCCTCTTCCTCGTCTCGCCGCTCGTCATCAGCCACGAGATCGACGCCGCCAGCCCCTTCTGGGAGGCGTCGCGGCGCGCCCTCGAGAGGGACGACTTTGAGATCGTCGTCATCCTCGAGGGCATGGTGGAAGCCACGG gaatgACATGCCAAGCTCGGAGCTCCTACCTGGTGGATGAGGTGCTGTGGGGCCACCGCTTCACGTCTGTGCTGACCCTGGAGGATGGCTTCTACGAGGTGGACTATGCCAGCTTCCACCAGACCTTTGAGGTGCCCACACCCTCGTGCAGCGCCCGGGAGCTGGCTGAGGCCGCCGCCCGCCTTGACGCCCATCTCTACTGGTCTATCCCCAGCCGGTTGgatgagaag GTCACAGGGTCACCTGGGTCACCAGCAGTCAAAGATGAGGCCCCTGAACCCTGGCGCTGGCTGTTCTCAAAAGAACAAGTACTAGGGTATGGGATGGAGAGCGATTTTGGTCTAACTTGGTGGAACGGCTCGAGTCTGCGCAGGAAGGAGTGGGCTGTTGGTATCTACACACGCTCACATGGTAGTGAACCCACCGCAAGCGAGCCCGATGAGAGGAGCTGA
- the IGSF8 gene encoding immunoglobulin superfamily member 8, whose protein sequence is MGALGPKPPPLLLLLMLGVGCCAREVLVPEGPLYRVAGTAISISCNVSGYEGPAQQDFEWFLYRPEAPEAALGIVSTRDPRFSYAVFGPRVAAGEVQVQRLQGDAVVLKIARLQAQDAGIYECYTPSTDARYLGSYSGKVELRVLPDMLQVSATPPGPRGRQASTSPPRLMVHEGQELALGCLARTSTQKHTHLAVSFGRAVPEVPVGRATLQEVVGLRPDLAVEAGAPYAERLAAGELRLGKEGTERYRMVVGGAQAEDAGTYHCTAAEWIQDPDGSWAQIAEKRAVLAQVDVQTLSSQLAVTVGPGERRIGPGEPLELLCNVSGALPPPGRHAAYSVGWEMAPAGAPGPGRLVAQLDTEGVGSLGPGYEGRHIAMEKVASRTYRLRLEAARPGDAGTYRCLAKAYVRGSGARLREAASARSRPLPVHVREEGVVLEAVAWLAGGAVYRGETASLLCNISVRGGPPGLRLAASWWVERPEEGELSSGPAQLVGGVGQDGVAELGVRPGGGPVSVELVGPRSHRLRLHGLGPEDKGVYHCAPSAWVQHADYSWYQAGSARSGPVTVYPYTHALDTLFVPLLVGAGVAVVIGATILGTITCCFMKRLQKR, encoded by the exons ATGGGCGCCCTCGGTCCcaagccgccgccgctgctgctgctgctaatgCTGG GAGTCGGCTGCTGCGCCCGGGAGGTGCTGGTCCCTGAGGGGCCCCTGTACCGTGTGGCTGGCACAGCCATCTCCATCTCCTGCAACGTCAGTGGCTACGAGGGTCCCGCCCAGCAGGACTTTGAGTGGTTCCTGTACAGGCCCGAGGCCCCAGAGGCTGCTCTGGGCATTGTCAGTACCAGGGACCCCCGGTTCTCCTACGCTGTCTTCGGGCCCCGAGTGGCAGCTGGTGAGGTGCAGGTGCAGCGTCTGCAGGGTGATGCCGTGGTGCTCAAGATTGCCCGCCTGCAGGCCCAGGATGCTGGCATTTACGAGTGCTACACACCCTCCACTGATGCCCGCTACCTGGGCAGCTACAGCGGCAAAGTGGAACTGAGAG TTCTTCCAGATATGCTGCAGGTATCTGCTACCCCACCAGGGCCCCGAGGCCGCCAGGCCTCAACTTCACCCCCTCGCCTGATGGTGCACGAGGGACAAGAGCTGGCCCTGGGCTGCCTGGCTCGAACGAGCACGCAGAAGCACACACACCTGGCTGTGTCCTTCGGGCGAGCTGTGCCCGAGGTGCCAGTGGGGCGAGCGACTCTGCAGGAGGTGGTGGGACTCCGGCCCGACCTGGCTGTGGAGGCCGGAGCTCCATATGCTGAGCGGCTGGCTGCGGGGGAGCTGCGGCTGGGCAAGGAGGGGACTGAGCGGTACCGCATGGTGGTGGGGGGAGCCCAGGCGGAGGATGCGGGCACCTACCATTGCACTGCCGCCGAGTGGATTCAGGATCCTGATGGCAGCTGGGCTCAGATTGCAGAGAAGAGGGCTGTCCTGGCCCAGGTGGACGTGCAGACGCTGT CTAGCCAGCTCGCAGTGACAGTGGGGCCTGGTGAGCGCCGGATTGGCCCAGGGGAGCCCTTGGAGCTTCTGTGCAATGTGTCAggggccctgcccccaccaggcCGTCATGCTGCGTACTCCGTGGGCTGGGAGATGGCACCTGCAGGAGCACCTGGGCCTGGCCGTCTGGTCGCCCAGCTGGACACAGAGGGTGTGGGCAGCCTGGGCCCTGGCTACGAGGGCCGGCACATTGCCATGGAGAAGGTGGCTTCCAGAACCTACCGGCTACGGCTGGAGGCCGCCCGGCCTGGGGATGCGGGTACCTACCGCTGCCTCGCCAAGGCCTATGTCCGCGGGTCTGGGGCCCGGCTTCGTGAAGCAGCCAGTGCCCGCTCCCGGCCCCTCCCTGTGCACGTGCGGGAAGAAG GTGTGGTGCTAGAGGCTGTGGCCTGGCTAGCAGGAGGCGCAGTGTACCGTGGGGAGACGGCCTCCCTGCTCTGCAACATCTCTGTGCGGGGCGGCCCCCCAGGGCTGCGGCTGGCTGCCAGCTGGTGGGTGGAGCGGCCAGAGGAGGGAGAGCTGAGCTCTGGCCCTGCCCAGCTGGTGGGTGGCGTGGGCCAGGACGgtgtggcagagctgggggtcCGGCCTGGAGGAGGCCCTGTCAGCGTGGAGCTGGTGGGGCCCCGAAGCCATCGGCTGAGACTCCACGGCTTGGGGCCCGAGGACAAAGGCGTATACCACTGTGCCCCCAGCGCCTGGGTGCAGCATGCTGACTACAGCTGGTACCAGGCGGGCAGCGCCCGCTCAGGGCCTGTCACCGTCTACCCCTACACGCACG CCCTGGACACCCTGTTTGTGCCCCTGCTGGTGGGTGCAGGGGTGGCTGTAGTCATCGGCGCCACCATCCTCGGCACCATCACCTGCTGCTTCATGAAGAGGCTGCAGAAACGGTGA